CACAATAATGTAGTTCATTTAAGCATCAGAACAATTTTTCGAGTCACAACCTTTTTGAATATACAACATCAATCTTCAACTTTCAATAGACATGTTTTCTCTTTTTGGCAAATAATTGCACTCATATTACCGTGTAGCATCTTCTCTTCTTCTATTTTTTACTTGCGTTAAAAGGAGAGCACCCAAGTATTCGATAGTCTCTCATTTGcaagggaaattttttttttcccatacaCGTAATAGTCTCTCTTTTGCTAGACTTTTAGTTACCAATTGTAACTActcttgaaaattgaaaaagaaaaattctatAAACACTGATATATTTTAcggattaatcttctatacactgacagtgtatatactttCACTATTGAATGCATGATacataattcgaatttgaatttgaatctcaaattttgcatagatATTGTGTATCCAACcataatagtgtatacactgtcagtgtatataagatttactcatatttTGCAGCAaaacaaatgaatgaaaaaaacCATAGTTTTTTTTACGTAAATTCTCCACAAAAAAGGCATCATAATATTAAATTAACTATGTAATAATCAATATCCAAAGTGCACACATGTCAAGCATGCCTACATTACTATTCTAAGAGTTTTCACCTGACTGTAATGACTACTGGGCTCTGACTCTTCCAATGAAATAAGTGTTTCTAAGAAAttaatttcatatttttatctttGAAAGTTTTGGTTTGGTTTCTAAAATTGGATTTCTCTTCTTCTTAATTTTGGACTTTAAAGATTTGACTCAATGTTGTTGTATGAGAACTTATGGACTTTAAAGTTTCGATGCAATTTGGTCTCGCACGAAAACTAAGGAGTTAACTGCATCCCTGAATTGGGCCGAATTAGAATCAGCGGTTCTATTGTGCGCCAAATTCTTAGGGATGGCGAAGTGATAAACTACATCCTACATTCCCAGCACATTTATTTGGCAAGTTAAAGCGAACTCCACCATAGCAGTTGGTTGTTTAAAAGGAATTTTGACGGGAAAAAAAAGTGCgtgcaaattttaaaaaatgataaaaaaaaagagcggTAGTTATTACAGGCTAacattaattaataattatctATATAAAAAGTTAATAATTATCTATGTCaaatcttcctttttttttcggtGATAAGCTAACATTTATTTTGGGCAATAACGGAAATGAAATCTAAAAAGTGACACAAAAAACTAATGCCAAACTCTCTTATCTTTGTATGTTACATAGGAGCATTGATGATAATATAACACAAATTAATGAGATATTTAGAATTGGAaatagaaaagtaaaaaaaaaatctaaaataaagACCTGAAACTggattaacttttttttttcttctcttttgacAAGAGGTTCATAAACAACACTTAAATAGTGCTTGTGTTACTCCATAAACAAGAAGTTCATAAACTGGATTAACTTGGAGCATTTACTTTTGCATAGTGCTTATGTTACTCCACAAGAAATGATTGATGTGGTTCAGTGAAACTGATGTAAATCCTCCGTCTGGCCTTAAGACTACTGTTCATGTTTCTTCTGAGAGAACAAAAGCTATATGCAAGAAAAAGGTTGTTCTAGTGCGCATAATTTGCCTTGCTATGCTATTATAAGTATTGTGTTGTCACAACTGGCCCGTCAGTCAGGATGGCCGAGTGGTCTAAGGCGCCAGACTCAAGTTCTGGTCCTCGTGAGAGGGCGTGGGTTCAAATCCCACTTCTGACAACCAAACGATTATTAGTAGAGTGGTAGCGTAAAATTCGGGTATGGTTTTTAAGTGTTTTTTTTCCAAACATGGCTACCATGACCGCGCAAGTGAAAGGACAAAAAGTTGGATGAGGTTTTTGAGTTCGCAGGATTTTTGTGTCACAAGGACAGTGGTGGGCGGACATGCAGTATcgaattatttggaaaaaattatCTGCATCAGCagaacaaaatttgatttttttgttttgttttgcaaATTTTGGTAACCAAACAGCTGCGATTCTAGGCTAAAATGTGCTCAGGAGATGAGTAATGAAGTTAAAATTTTACAATTAATTAACCTTTTCCTAGTGGGCTCTCACAGGAGGATGCAGTCTTTTCATCTACTGATCTACGCATTTGCCGCAAAACCTAGTGGGAATCAGTCACTAAGTGACAAACCCCAAATGTGTATTTGTGGGATTCCATCCGCTAGAAAGCAATAAGCGGATAAGATTGTCAAAATTTCTGGGATCAATTGCCTCACAGCCTACCAAAATTCCTATGTACGTTGTTAAAGTCGTCCCAAGTCCTGTTGAATAGTGAAAACATTGACTCGTCGTCCATGTGAATTACTACACTGTTGTACCCAAAGATCGGGTCCAGATCTGCAAAAGCATACTAGCATATCAGAAAGATTGCTCTGCAGAAATAACTTTtggtatttaaaatttttggagcaatgaaaccaaaaaaaaaaaaaaaacttttttttttggtctttaaaattttattttgcagTGTTGCAGAATGATAAGCCCAAATATTGTAAATTAGTATTAACCACCACCACTAATTCGAGttttaatttcttcaattttccctgTTTCCTCAAATCATTCAAGTTGAAGTTTAATTCCAGTGGGTCTTCGTGCATGATTTTAGACGTGAAACGTGCGTCTGAGGTCAACAAGCTGCACATTACATCATATAAATTTTTTAGATGGAAAGAGATGAAAGGTGCGTCAAATGCATCCCCAATACACAAACTAGTTGGTCCGTTTCGCGTTTTTACTTGCTATACGTCTTCACAGGGCATCCATCAAAGCTCGTGCTTCAGACGCACGGATTCGTCCAGCCGCCAAGGCTGACCAACGCGGCCCAACCGTCCGTGGACCAATGAATCAGAACCAATTTGTATATCTAGACTTCAGAGTCAGACAAAACCAACAAGAAAACGATTTTCCCATGAGATGGAAAACGCGAAAACGTGCTTAATGGGTTGCTTAATTGCTAAGGTCAACCTGGAGACTGGAGTAAGGAATCAtgatcattttcctttttttttttttcattctgaAACGTGAAAGTGCAACTGGCGAGAAGTCAACGTCATTCCCACGTACATGCATGCTAGGACCTTATCGAGCCTTCAGAAACCAAAAAATGGCATGCTGTACCAAATATTTTAATTACATAGAACAGTTAAAGGTGGCAGATGGGCAAATTTAAAATTGGATGGTGCGCATTAAATTTCGGAACACAAATTTTTacaagtgaaatttttttttatgttactGTTTTAAGGTTTACTTTGGTTATATTAGCGTTTACATGCACTGTGCAATTATCACTGATAATAACTGATACATTATTGTGTCTGGAGCAAACCCCCAAACAACGAccaaaggggaaaaagaatCAACTGATAGAACATTTATCTTAGCGGACAACTACAGAAACCAAAAAAGTCAAATGACCAACTGAAGAAGAGGCAAATTTCTCTTCTCCGACTGTATGTACTATAAAATTTGGAATTTGTGTACAGTTGCATAGCTTCATTTACTTGCAATGGAGTATAAAAACAATGGTGGAAATCCAAATGTGCAGTATATACACGGTATGACCATCGTTGTCAATGTACTAATTCCAGACCTCAATGGTTCCCATGGCGGCGCACCGCTTGATCTCACCCATGTGCTTAATCACCTTGCAGTTGCCTTTGTCTTCTATACTCAAATTACTTCAGCCCCCTGCATAACTGATGGAATAAAATGACCTAACTGAATCAACATGACACTGATGTCATCCGTAGAGCCTCTCTCCACTGACAAATCGACAAGCTTTCTGCAAGCAGCATGTCGATCTGAATTGTCAACATTCATACATAGAGGTCGAACTACATCTACAGCCTCTTGGTTGCTAACCTGAAAGTATATCCATAAAGCAGAATTAATATCCTAATTTTTTGACATCACCAGTTTACAGCTTTTAAATGTTGTACAAGAAAACATCATACGAAATCCATTTTGACAACTTACCTTGTCCCAAAGGCCATCAGAGGCCATGATTAGAAATTCGCATTCCGGTCTGATCTTTACGATCTTAGTATCTGGTTTTGGTATCACCCACGGTTTAAGATGGCGATCACCGAGTCCTCTTGATACAGCAAGAGATCCCTGTATTCTCCAAACACCATGGCAACAATCCACATAGCCACCCTACAAAGAGGACATATTACAAATCAAATGAGCGAacacatggaagattttatgTTTTTCTTTATTGAAGAATTATGATTGTTTGACTTACCAGGCCCTCAATTCTCTCTCTTTCGTCCTGCCTGGAAGGCCTGTGATCAACTGTCAATGCCTCTGCAACTCCGCCCCGGCTCAAAACAGCACGACAGTCTCCAGCGTTTGATACCACAAGATTGCCTTGCTGTATCAATGCTGTCACGCAGCAAGTCCCCCCACTGATATCTTCTTTCAAACATTCTGCATCTGTAGTGAGATATCCCTCACTAATAGCCACTTCAATGCATTCTCCACTTCTCCTAGCCACTTCATTCATGATATTCTTGTTTAAATTCTTAGCTGCAAATTCTGCAGCTTTTGCTCCTCCATGCCCATCAAATACTCCAAAGATAGCCTGAAACAGCATTAAGCATCGTTCAGAATCCAGTTTGAAATGTAAAATACATCCTAGTACATAGACATCCTAAGGTGAAAGGCATAATATTCCTACCAAGACCAATTGAGTAAAACTGCATTCATTCACAACTATCCATTCCATCACATATTAGAATCCAATGCCACATTTGCAAACAACGCGTAAGACTACTATTGTAAAATTCTCCAGTTCATCTTCTGCCACTAAATTGTTCTAAGCTTCCTTTATTCAACAAGAATACTAATTCTAGAATATACAACAACCGAATTCTTCCCTCGCTATCTACCAAGTCCATCCGATGTTGGACTAATCCAATGATCTGTTCCTGAATATTGAATTCTAATTCGATATTAATCGGCTTAATATCTGGAGATTGCAAAAGACTATATTCTATACAACTAACAACAAAATTCCCCAaacaaaaactacccaatgcagTAACAGAGTTTTCCGAGGCATATACAATACCTGCTTAGGGTCTCCTAGGACTCCAGAAGCGGCAGAGTGGCGATCCTCCATAGGGGCACGCCTTTTCCCTCTTTTGCAATAAACAGCGTATCCTTCTCCTTCGGCCTCCACCTCATCGATCCTCTCTCCATCCCCGGGTGTCGAATCAAACCTCAATGGTTCATTAGGAATATCAATCCTGCCAGGCCGTTTCCTCTTCAAAAAAGTCGTCGTCGACGCCGATGACGTGGAACAGACTGCCGCCTCGCTCTTACTGATATTTGTATTTCCATATCTATTAGTACTACTGTAATTAAACAGGTTGGTCGCTTGTTTCTGAAGTCGGAGGGTGAAGGGAGACAAGGGTGATGGAGACGACGGCGAGGGAGATGGTGAAGAGGAGGTGGCCTTGCAGAAGATAGGCGAGAGTCTGGGTCTGGGAGATGGCATGAAAACCGGTGAACTTGCTACCACCGCTACAGCGCCAGGCATGTTTTGTTCTCGGCTTCTTGCTCTATActtgctttcttcttcctcttcttttgcGCAAATTCGATTTTGCCTCCAGCGGTATCGGTAATTGATTTGATGAGGGTGAGGGTGAGGGCTCTGTCTTTATATAGTGGGTACCTTGATGCCAATTGCCACTTGCCAGCTAGCTGCAATGCTGTTAATATCTGTGACTTGGTTTTTTGTAATCGAGAATTCCAAAGAGTTTTGCTATTTAAATCCTTCACGCTCTTACCCGGATCGTGCCGTTACTGCTTATAGAATATACACATGCTGATGCTTCGGCTCATCAATAATCAATGGTGAAAGGAGAACAAGTTATGACTTATGAGACAGTCCCTTGTAGGTACATTTGTCCCCCCTTAGCAGCAGGTCCCCCCTATAGGTACAtttgtcccacatcggggttggggttgggtttgggttgggaTATAAGTCCCTGGGAttgcctcaagagttgccggcttttgaggttaattctgggattaggtttataaaaacaacaaaagtctgATTCAGGCTGTTGAAAAAAGACAGTCCCTTGTGAGTTAGAAAACGGGGAACAGTCTCTTTGTGCTTATTTTGGGTCTAATCATTGATTACTTAACTCATGTTTTAGCAAACTTTGTTTATTGAGTTATTAAAgtgaaaattattttgttttgaaaataaattaaaattatagagaataatttaaattatttcacCCTTTTATATATTGTTAATCTGTATCAATTCGTAGATTTTAATAGTTAACTGCTTGATGAGGTGtccaaattttgtcaaaataatGGGTTTTGTTCTAAAAGTAAATACTACTACCTAGTTTTGTAATACAAGATGACTTTTAGTTAAAATATATGTATACAACTACAGACTAGTAATTACTAGcattatttaattaatattaAGAATCAAATACTACTATGTATGATATTTTAGGATGGCGCAACGCCACGTCCCTCGCGTGGGAGTGGAGAACCTCACAACATGTTGATGGAAATCGTGGGTTGGGAGGTGTTCAATGACTGACTGAACCGTGTCAACGGTCAAACACGTTAAATTAGCTTTTTCTTCTCTCTAGTCTTTCTTTAGTAAAACCAGGGAAACTCTCTCACATAAGTCACTAGTCTTCGTCCTCCTGGCGCTTGCTTGTAGGAATGGGTCTCTTTTGATTGCCTGTCGACCATCCAGTCGTTTGCCCGCTGgctctcattttttttattagctATATTTGTAATTGCATTTGCCCGCCGTCTCCCGCAAGATGCTGGCCCCATTGCCTTTTACTATTCTCTGGAGCCGACAACATCTCAGAGGCCCAGCAAATTTTACACAAGTCCAATTTCGCAATTCCCTGGTCACAATATCCCCCATGCATTTGCACATGTACGCTCTGTCCACTTAAACATTCCATTAAAGTTGACTGAAGCTGTCGAAATTGCGTAATTCCTGAGGCACATCCCTATTTTCTCGTAATTTTGTAGTTACGGTTAAGAATTCGGTAAACGATTTTGTTTTCAGGGTAAAATGTAAAAGAGGCAAACGGCCGAATGTGTTAACCAGCACAGAAAGCAAGTTTAATATATAGATAGATTAATCTTATATAAACTATcagtatatatattattattataattaaatatatgaTACACgtgtaaaatttaattttaaaattttaaaatgtataTACTAACAATTTatcctaaaaaaaattatattattgttCTCTTCATTTACTTCATAGTCAAAGGTATATTCGACTGCTTTGACTCGATTTGTTTGTTGTCTTTCGCTTTTCTTTCGAATCTCTCCTGagcaattttttaaaattgtttATACAGCACAAACTTGCCTTTTACAAGTaagcttgtttcttttttcttcttcttctttttctttttaaagtaCACTTCAAGCCACCTAATTGGAAATTCCACGAGGCATAACACGGGTCTTCCATCCCGGATTCTGGAAAATTTGCTCGATCTAGAAGGACTATATTTTAGTGCAAAGTTCAAGATTTGAAAAGAGAAAAGTAGGCGTTGTTTTTAGTCTGTTGATATGGTAAATTCAGAGTTTATATTTTGCTACAATTATTTTCAGCAGTTTGCATGCAACACCAATTTATGTTTGTGATTCAAATGTTCATATGCATTGTCACGAATAATAACCAACCATTTAACATAGTAATTTTTAAGCTCGTTGTACCAATGCGTCGTCACATCTCCAATCTCTTCTGTTGTGTTAAAGACATTTTTGGTGCGAACTTAATAATGTATTAAACTTGCAGTATATTACTTAAATCACATGTTAACATGGAATCATGTTCACTAAGTCGTTGTTATTTtaagatttgaagaaaaatatgcaGATGACTTTAAAATCTCGAAGGGCATTTCTCATGCAATTCATGAAAAGCCAAAGCATCTCTACTGATGGCTActatgtgagcatgtatcctcaTGGATTGGTTTGCTTGGGATTTAGCTGATTCCCGCCTTAGCAATTTGATTTTACtaatcaaatattttcttgatgaatAAATCTTAACTCATGTATACCGGCATTTATCAAGAACCGCTAGCTTTCTAAGTCATTTCATCCAAAACAagagagtaaatcttatataaaCTAACGGTGTATATACTATTTGGATTGGATATACGAACACATGTGTGAAAATGTATATGTCATGCATCTAATGATTAAAATATATACACTGTTGGTCGGCGTATAAaagattaataaaaaaaaatggtaagCTTGCAAAAAAATGCCAATTATATTAAGCGCGGGGACCATGAGGCCAGACTTTTACACCCGCATGCAGACCTCAAATGCGACCTAGAATCCTGTTTTGGAAATCGCAGGTCGATAAGAACATACTAAAATATTAGGTTCAAAACTTTTCTCTCGCCCAACCATTCAGTTAACCAGCACGATCAACCATCCTCATAACTCTTGGTGCATGAAGTCCCACCTTCTTATTCCGAATACTTCGTCAGCTGCGTCATTCTATAGGGGAAAAATATTAGGTGCAAAGTTGTAGTACCGGTCTTCTTCTCAAAGGCACGCTTTTGATGACCATTTTGTTGGTTGGATGAGATCTTTGCTTATGAGTAGATCGTCAATACCAATAGAACGACGACTGCTTTTTTCGCGAAGCTTGTTTAATAAAGATAAAAATGtactgaaaatgaaaaaagaggaATATGGAAAAGACAAAAGACTTGGTGGTCTAATGATCATAAAAATTCAGCTACATTTATACAGCATATACAAACTACAAAGATGAGTGACAACATTATTAATATTCAACATGTTAATGTACTATTAGCGTTGAATGCAGAAAATTATTAGGCTCGATTCCATTTTGAATCCCCAAATTAGACAATTGAGTATTTTGTCAATTTAATCCTTTGGGTAGGTATCAATGGTCTCCGCCATCCATTTTTTAAGCTCTTCAAGTAtatcaaatttgaccaaaaccaCCGATTACTCTcctaccaaaaaagaaaattactgATCGCTCTCTAatctgaaaaataatttttgaccaTTGAGGACGTTGATTCACCCAGGTGTTTGACAAAGTAAGGTAGTTTGATTAGTAAACGCCATCTCGTAATGTTTGTCGAATGGGTTTGGAGGCGTTAAATTTGAACTTATGCCTCATCATTCCTGGAATTGAGGGGGAAAAAAGGTCAGTCACTACGTGTCAGCTAGGTAGACATATCCAGCAGGCGGAAATTACACGTGTCACCCTACGCATCATTTGTTCTGCTACATCAGCAACCACGTGGCATCTAGTCATTAATCTGGTTAAAGTTAGCCCCAAGTCCAACGTGTCGAAACCATTTGAAGCTCGACAACATTAACAGCTCTCTAGCTGAAAATCGCGATCATCATTTTAGTGCTGTTGTCGTTAACAAGTAAGCTACTGTACTGACAAGCGTGAGACGCAAGGGGACAATGTCTACTGAACAACAAAGAGCTGAACTGGATGCCAGGGCAAGGCAAGGGGAGACGGTTGTTCCGGATGGCACGGGAGGTAAAAGCCTGAAGGCTCAAGAGCACCTTGCTAAAGGTaattaactttttctttttaattcatTAATTATACGAAGAGAGTTAAACTCAATTCTTGACGTTTGGTGTCTAAGCCAAAAAGGGTTAATATATATGCAACAAATTTATCGTGGGAAGGGAGGAGCCGAGGGGGACAGACGAGGAGGGATTGGGAACAGCTGTGAACTGAAGAATACCAGGAGAGATGGGGCGTAAGGGTGGATTAAGCCTGGCGGAGAGCATGCTGCCGAGGAAGGAATCCCTGTCGAGGAGTCCAAGTTTACTTTACGACCAGAAGTTGAAAAAGATAACAAGtgaaataaatcataaaaaaataagaaagaaaaagatcaGGGGATAACAATTAGCTTTCTAGTTTCCACTTTCCGCCGCCTGTACCTGTAGAATGTGAGTTGACCGGGTTCTAGTGTTACCGGCATgatgttttttattttctcgTGTTTGATGGTTAGTTTTGGGTGTATTTTGGTTTTGGCGTGTTGGATTGTACCTCTTTGTAGTAATGTAATACTATCAATTTATCTCTCGTGTCTACGTCGTGTTTTTTTGTTGGGTAATACTTAGCATGATTCGTCaaattaaagcaagtaaaaaggAGTGAACGGAAGTCTACGTTAAGTTCGAAGTTGGACAACGGTCTTCACACCGCTTTGTGCGCGCAAATATGTAATGGTGTATGCCTGATCAACTGTGTACCCTTACGTGTTATGCGCGTT
This portion of the Coffea arabica cultivar ET-39 chromosome 2e, Coffea Arabica ET-39 HiFi, whole genome shotgun sequence genome encodes:
- the LOC140036547 gene encoding putative protein phosphatase 2C 53, yielding MPGAVAVVASSPVFMPSPRPRLSPIFCKATSSSPSPSPSSPSPLSPFTLRLQKQATNLFNYSSTNRYGNTNISKSEAAVCSTSSASTTTFLKRKRPGRIDIPNEPLRFDSTPGDGERIDEVEAEGEGYAVYCKRGKRRAPMEDRHSAASGVLGDPKQAIFGVFDGHGGAKAAEFAAKNLNKNIMNEVARRSGECIEVAISEGYLTTDAECLKEDISGGTCCVTALIQQGNLVVSNAGDCRAVLSRGGVAEALTVDHRPSRQDERERIEGLGGYVDCCHGVWRIQGSLAVSRGLGDRHLKPWVIPKPDTKIVKIRPECEFLIMASDGLWDKVSNQEAVDVVRPLCMNVDNSDRHAACRKLVDLSVERGSTDDISVMLIQLGHFIPSVMQGAEVI